Proteins from a genomic interval of Pantoea deleyi:
- the cspD gene encoding cold shock-like protein CspD: protein METGTVKWFNNSKGFGFICPVGGGEDIFAHYSTIQMEGYRTLKAGQQVQFDVHEGPKGNHASLIVPVGVPQAVA, encoded by the coding sequence ATGGAAACGGGCACAGTTAAATGGTTCAACAATTCCAAAGGCTTTGGCTTTATCTGTCCGGTCGGCGGTGGCGAAGATATTTTTGCGCACTACTCCACCATTCAGATGGAGGGCTACCGGACGCTGAAGGCAGGCCAGCAGGTTCAGTTCGATGTGCATGAAGGCCCGAAAGGCAATCACGCCAGCCTCATCGTCCCGGTCGGGGTGCCGCAGGCCGTCGCCTGA
- the infA gene encoding translation initiation factor IF-1 → MAKEDNIEMQGTVLDTLPNTMFRVELENGHVVTAHISGKMRKNYIRILTGDKVTVELTPYDLSKGRIVFRSR, encoded by the coding sequence ATGGCCAAAGAAGACAATATTGAAATGCAAGGTACCGTACTGGATACGTTACCTAACACCATGTTCCGCGTAGAACTTGAGAACGGACACGTGGTTACTGCTCACATCTCCGGTAAAATGCGCAAAAACTACATCCGCATCCTGACGGGTGACAAAGTGACCGTTGAGCTGACCCCGTACGACCTGAGCAAAGGCCGCATTGTCTTCCGTAGTCGCTAA
- the clpA gene encoding ATP-dependent Clp protease ATP-binding subunit ClpA: MLNQELELSLNMAFARAREHRHEFMTVEHLLLALLSNPSAREALEACTVDMVALRQELEAFIEQTTPVLPASEEERDTQPTLSFQRVLQRAVFHVQSSGRSEVSGANVLVAIFSEQESQAAYLLRKHEVSRLDVVNFISHGTRKDEPGQAPGAENPVNEEQAGGEERMENFTTNLNQLARVGGIDPLIGRDKELERTIQVLCRRRKNNPLLVGESGVGKTAIAEGLAWRIEQGDVPEVMKECTIYSLDIGSLLAGTKYRGDFEKRFKALLKQLEQDEHSILFIDEIHTIIGAGAASGGQVDAANLIKPLLSSGKIRVMGSTTYQEFSNIFEKDRALARRFQKIDITEPSVEETVQILNGLKTKYEAHHDVRYTAKAVRAAVELAVKYINDRHLPDKAIDVIDEAGARARLMPASKRKKTINVSDIETVVARIARIPEQSVSATDRDTLKNLGDRLKMLVFGQDNAIEALTEAIKMSRAGLGQDRKPVGSFLFAGPTGVGKTEVTVQLAKALGIELLRFDMSEYMERHTVSRLIGAPPGYVGFDQGGLLTDAVIKHPHAVVLLDEIEKAHPDVFNLLLQVMDNGMLTDNNGRKADFRNVVLVMTTNAGVRETERKSIGLIHQDNSSDAMEEIKKIFTPEFRNRLDNIIWFSHLSPAVIHQVVDKFIVELQAQLDAKGVSLEVSDEARDWLAEKGYDKAMGARPMARTVQDSLKKPLANELLFGSLVDGGSVSVALDREKGELTYHFLSAEKRKTEGTVH, from the coding sequence ATGCTCAATCAAGAACTGGAACTCAGTTTAAATATGGCTTTCGCCAGAGCGCGTGAGCACCGTCATGAGTTTATGACCGTCGAGCATCTGTTACTGGCGTTGCTCAGTAACCCGTCGGCCAGAGAGGCACTGGAAGCCTGTACGGTGGACATGGTGGCTCTGCGGCAGGAACTCGAAGCCTTCATCGAACAGACCACACCGGTGCTGCCCGCCAGCGAAGAGGAGCGCGATACACAACCCACGCTCAGCTTCCAGCGCGTCCTGCAGCGTGCGGTTTTCCATGTCCAGTCATCCGGTCGCAGCGAAGTGTCCGGGGCGAATGTGCTGGTCGCCATCTTCAGCGAACAGGAGTCGCAAGCGGCCTATCTGTTACGCAAACATGAAGTGAGCCGCCTTGATGTGGTGAACTTTATCTCTCACGGTACACGCAAAGATGAGCCGGGCCAGGCGCCAGGCGCTGAAAATCCGGTTAACGAAGAGCAAGCAGGCGGGGAGGAGCGTATGGAAAACTTCACCACCAATCTTAATCAGCTTGCTCGCGTCGGTGGGATCGATCCACTGATTGGTCGCGATAAAGAGCTGGAACGTACCATTCAGGTCCTGTGCCGTCGTCGTAAAAATAACCCCCTGCTGGTGGGCGAATCGGGTGTGGGTAAAACCGCTATCGCAGAAGGTCTCGCCTGGCGTATCGAGCAGGGCGACGTTCCGGAAGTGATGAAAGAGTGCACCATCTACTCGCTGGATATCGGTTCGCTGCTGGCGGGCACCAAGTACCGTGGTGACTTTGAAAAACGTTTCAAAGCGCTGCTGAAGCAGCTGGAGCAGGACGAGCACAGCATCCTGTTTATCGATGAGATCCATACTATCATCGGTGCGGGTGCGGCATCAGGCGGCCAGGTCGATGCGGCTAACCTGATCAAACCGCTGCTCTCGTCGGGCAAGATCCGGGTAATGGGCTCCACCACCTATCAGGAGTTCAGCAACATCTTCGAAAAAGATCGTGCGCTGGCCCGTCGTTTCCAGAAGATCGACATCACGGAACCTTCTGTCGAAGAGACCGTGCAGATCCTGAACGGCCTGAAAACCAAGTACGAAGCGCATCACGATGTGCGTTATACCGCGAAAGCGGTGCGCGCCGCCGTGGAGCTGGCGGTGAAGTATATCAACGATCGTCATCTGCCCGACAAGGCGATTGACGTGATTGATGAGGCGGGTGCCCGTGCGCGCCTGATGCCAGCCAGCAAGCGTAAGAAAACCATCAACGTCTCTGACATTGAAACGGTCGTGGCGCGTATTGCCCGTATTCCGGAGCAGAGCGTGTCGGCAACCGACCGCGATACGCTGAAAAATCTGGGCGATCGCCTGAAGATGCTGGTGTTTGGCCAGGACAACGCTATCGAGGCGCTGACCGAAGCGATCAAGATGAGCCGCGCCGGTCTGGGTCAGGATCGCAAGCCGGTTGGTTCCTTCCTGTTCGCCGGTCCGACCGGTGTGGGTAAAACGGAAGTCACCGTGCAGCTGGCGAAAGCACTGGGCATTGAGCTGCTGCGTTTCGACATGTCCGAGTACATGGAGCGTCACACCGTCAGCCGCCTGATCGGTGCGCCTCCGGGCTACGTCGGTTTTGATCAGGGCGGTCTGCTGACCGATGCCGTGATTAAGCATCCGCACGCGGTCGTGCTGCTGGATGAGATCGAGAAAGCGCATCCGGATGTCTTTAACCTGCTGCTGCAGGTGATGGATAACGGTATGCTGACCGACAACAACGGTCGCAAAGCGGACTTCCGTAACGTGGTGCTGGTCATGACCACCAACGCCGGTGTGCGCGAGACCGAACGTAAATCGATCGGCCTGATTCATCAGGACAACAGCAGCGACGCGATGGAAGAGATCAAAAAGATCTTTACGCCAGAGTTCCGCAATCGTCTCGACAACATTATCTGGTTCAGTCACCTGTCACCAGCGGTGATCCATCAGGTGGTCGACAAGTTTATTGTCGAACTGCAGGCGCAGCTGGATGCGAAAGGCGTGTCGCTGGAAGTCAGCGATGAAGCGCGCGACTGGCTGGCTGAGAAGGGCTATGACAAAGCGATGGGCGCCCGTCCGATGGCGCGCACCGTGCAGGACAGCCTGAAAAAACCGTTAGCCAACGAACTACTGTTTGGTTCACTGGTGGATGGTGGCTCAGTGTCAGTGGCGCTGGATCGTGAGAAGGGTGAACTGACCTATCACTTCCTGAGCGCAGAAAAACGTAAAACGGAAGGCACGGTGCACTAA
- the clpS gene encoding ATP-dependent Clp protease adapter ClpS, whose translation MANTNDWLNFEHLAEDKVREGLKPPSMYKVILNNDDYTPMEFVIDVVQKFFSYDVERATQLMLKVHYHGKAICGVFTAEVAETKAAQVNNYARENHHPLLCTLEKA comes from the coding sequence ATGGCAAACACAAACGACTGGCTTAACTTTGAACATCTGGCCGAAGACAAAGTACGTGAAGGGTTAAAGCCACCTTCAATGTATAAAGTCATTCTGAATAATGACGATTATACACCTATGGAATTTGTTATTGACGTTGTACAAAAGTTCTTTTCTTATGATGTTGAACGTGCAACGCAACTGATGTTGAAAGTTCACTATCACGGCAAAGCGATCTGTGGTGTATTTACTGCAGAAGTCGCGGAAACAAAAGCGGCCCAGGTGAACAACTATGCGCGGGAAAACCATCATCCGTTGCTGTGTACGCTGGAAAAAGCCTGA
- the aat gene encoding leucyl/phenylalanyl-tRNA--protein transferase, which produces MRLVQLSRESLHFPPPEMALREPNGLLAMGGDLSPARLLNAYQHGIFPWFSSGDPILWWSPDPRAVLLPGQFHLSRSMKRFHSRSPYRVTMNQAFDAVIEGCASGREEGTWITFEMKRAWLRLYELGHAHSIEVWDEQQLVGGLYGLALGQIFCGESMFSRQQNASKTALWVFCQHFIRHQGQLIDCQVLNPHTASLGAQEIPRADYLQYVQRLASQPVSEGCWQTQTLF; this is translated from the coding sequence ATGAGACTGGTTCAACTGTCACGAGAATCTCTGCACTTTCCCCCACCCGAAATGGCCCTGCGCGAGCCGAATGGCCTGCTTGCCATGGGGGGCGATCTCTCCCCTGCCCGGTTACTTAACGCCTATCAGCACGGCATCTTTCCCTGGTTTTCCTCCGGCGACCCGATTCTCTGGTGGTCGCCCGATCCCCGCGCGGTGCTGCTGCCCGGACAGTTCCATCTCAGCCGCAGCATGAAACGTTTCCACAGCCGATCGCCCTATCGCGTCACCATGAATCAGGCGTTTGATGCGGTGATTGAGGGCTGCGCCAGCGGCCGCGAGGAAGGCACCTGGATCACCTTTGAGATGAAACGCGCCTGGCTGCGGCTCTATGAGCTGGGCCACGCGCACTCGATTGAAGTCTGGGACGAGCAGCAGCTGGTCGGCGGCCTGTATGGCCTTGCGCTGGGACAAATCTTCTGCGGCGAATCGATGTTCAGCCGTCAGCAGAATGCCTCTAAAACCGCACTCTGGGTCTTTTGTCAGCATTTTATCCGACACCAGGGACAGCTGATCGACTGCCAGGTGCTCAATCCTCATACGGCCTCGCTGGGCGCGCAGGAGATCCCGCGGGCTGACTATCTGCAGTATGTACAACGCCTTGCGAGCCAGCCGGTCAGCGAAGGCTGCTGGCAGACACAAACCCTTTTTTAG